Within Nosocomiicoccus ampullae, the genomic segment TCTATAGGAATTTCGAGTTGCGTTAACACATAATCACTATTTAACACTTCATTTTTATGTATTTCTAAAAATTCTGGTGTTACATACTCATTAGCACCTGGTACGATAATAATTGAATTATCTTTGTGACCTACGGTTACACATGCGATACCTGTCGATACATTTTCAACAGGTGTTTCATCAGCAAGTTTAATACCTCGTGATTTAAAATTTTCAACAATTTCAGTACCGTAAAGATCTTCGCCAACTCGCCCAATAAACGTCACGTCATTACCAAGTTGCCTTAGAGCAACGGCTTGGTTCGCACCTTTACCTCCACTTGTAGTTGTAAAATCTTTACCTATAATTGTCTCACCAATTTCAGGGTGCTGATCTGTTACGACGACGAGATCCATATTTAAACTACCGACGACGGTAATTTTTGATTCACTCATAGTTTTTCTCCTTCTTCTATTTCACTCAAACTTATTGCCTTAACCGTATTAAATAAGTGTTAAAAAGTCAATTGCTTATGAATTTTTTAATATATTAAAAAACTCTCCAATCACAATAGTTGGAGAGTTTACTTTTAAGTATTTAATTTGCCACTTCTTCGTCTTCAATCAATACAAGTTTCTCTGTCTTGTCTTCATTGAAAACTGTGATTTCTACATGTTTAGTCAAGATGTCTGAATATGAATATGAGACACATTCAAAGTTATGTTTTTCTGGATCAAGTTCGACGACAAATATCGCTGGATGTGTTTCTCTTAACACACCTTTACGTCTAATAATTGTACGTCTACCACCCTGTGCTTCAAGTAATACGGGACTTCCTACTTCGTCTTCTAAGATTCCTCGGATATCTCTTAATGTCTTTGGCATAGTTCATCCACCCTTATCTTTACTTGCCTTATTATACCATTTTCTCACAATTTAGTCAATTTAATTTGAAAAAGATAACCGTTTTGACTATACATTCAGATTAATTTTTGTTAAAATTTAAGATTACTATTTTTGAAGCTTTCGTAAATACGGGCATATTCTTCAATTGATAAGCTCTCACCACGTCGTTTTGGATCGATGTTCGCTGCTTCTAGCATATCTAATATTTCTTGTTTTTTCTTTTTACCGTTGACAAATAAAGTTTGATAATTGTTATAGATTGTCTTTCTTCTCATCAGAAATGCCCCGCGCGTTAATTTAAAGAATGTTTCCTCATCGTCTACTTTAACGGGTGGATGCTCGTGCCTTACGAGTTCAACGACGATTGAGTCAACATTTGGTGGTGGCATAAATACTGTTTTTGGTACATTCTGAATAACTTTTGCTTCAGTGTAATACTGAATTGCAATCGATAAAGAGCCATAACTTTTACTACTTGGAGATGCACTCAATCTTTCGCCAACTTCTTTTTGCATCATCGTGTAAAATCGTGAAATCTTTTTATGATACATTAAAAAGTTCATAAGAATTGGTGTCGTAACGTAATATGGCAAGTTCGCAACAACAATCACTTCTTTAACATCACTAAATTCTTCGTCAATAACTGTTTCAATGTCTGCTTGTAAAATATCCTCGTGGATAATTTTAATGTTATCATACGCACTTAACGTATCATCTAATACTGGGATTAGACGGTCGTCAATTTCAAAAGCGACAACTTTTTTTGCGACTTTTGCAAGTTGTTCAGTAAGTGATCCGATTCCTGGACCCACTTCAATAACACCAATTTCGTCATTAATTTCTGCTTTTCTTAATACTTCTTGAATGATGTTTTTATCGATTAAAAAATTTTGGCCTAAACTTTTTTTCGTATTAAAGTTATACTTTTTTACAATTTCCTTTGTGCGACTAACTGTTGCGATATCTTTCATTAAACATCTTCCTTATAATCTTTTAGCACGTCTACGATCGTTGCTTTTTTAATTGAATATCGGTTAAATTTTTGCCTCATACTATTCGCATTCGCATATCCAATATTTAATTTTTCGGATACATAATGGCGTCTATCTTTAGAATCTTTTTGTCCAGATAACTTTAAGTCAATCATATCGCTTTTTGAGATTGTCTCTTCATCTTTTACTGAACTTGTTACAACTCTTTCTAGCGCTTCTTTTAGATCATTCGGTGACGCGTTTTCAACACCGATTTTACCTTGCTTATTTTTTGCTTTACTACGACTAATAAACGCTTCTTTAATATTTGGGAATCGTTCAAGTATCGTATTTCTAATTTTTTGACCTGGATAATCTGGGTCAGTAAAAATAATTGCACCTCGAGTATTTAACGCAACTTCTATTTCTTCAAGTGTACGATTACTAATCGCAGACCCATTTGTTTCAATCGTCTCACAGTTAAATACTTCGTTTAAACGACTTGTGTCATCACGACCTTCAACGATGATGATTTCTTTTATGTATGGTTTCACTATAACTCTTCCTTTTAAGTAAAATAGGGGCATCACTGCCCCCATTAAATATTGTAAATTCTTTTTGCGTTTTCAGTCGTTGCTTCTTCTACTTCTTCAATAGAAATACCACGAAGTTCTGCAAGTTCTTCTGCAACAAGTCGAACGTGCTTTGGTTCGTTACGTTTTCCTCTATATGGATGAGGAGTTAAGTACGGCGCATCTGTCTCTACAACGAGTCGATTTAGTGGGACGTACTGCGCCACTTCTTTCGGGCGTTTAGCATTTTTAAACGTAATAACACCAGCGAGTGACACATAAAAGCCCATATCTAATACTCGGTCGATTTGTTCATCTGTACCGTTATGAAATGAGTGCATGATGCCACCGACTGTTTTTGCGTCGTTTTCTTCTAATATACGAATCGCATCTTCTTCTGCCTCACGGTTATGAATAACAATTGGTAAGTTGACGCGTTTGGCGAGTTCGATTTGTTTAATAAATACTTCTTCTTGTACATCTTTTGGCGACTTATCCCAGTGATAATCTAGTCCCATTTCACCAATCGCTACGATTTTTTCATTGTCTGCGAGAGATTCAATCCACTCTAGATCTTCATCAGTACAATCAACCGCATCGACTGGATGCCATCCGATGACGCCGTATACCTCATCGTACGCTTCGATTAAATCCATCGTACGTTGAATCGTTTTACGATCAAACCCGATAACGACAAATTTTTCCACACCATCTTCTTTAGCACGTGTAATGACGTCATCAATTTCACCTTCATATTGATCTGCGTTTAAATGAACGTGTGTATCTATTAACATCGAATTTCTCCTTTAACTATTTAACAATACTACCGTTTTCAATACCATTTGGTACGGATACGAGTGTCAGTCTCGCATCTTTTTCTGCTGTAAGAATCATTCCTTGAGATAATTCACCACGAAGCTTTACTGGTTTTAAGTTCGTAACAACGAGTACTTTTTTACCAATAATCTCATCCGCTTCATAATGTTCACGAATTCCTGAAACGATTTGACGCTCTTCGTTTCCAAGATCTACTTTAATTTTGAGTAATTTATCTGCTTTCGGATGTTCTGTAGCATTTACAATCGTTGCGACTTTAATTTCGACTTTGTCGAAGTCGTCGATTGTAATTTCTTCGACTTCTTCTGTGTCTTCCTCAGTTGCTGCAGGAACTGTTTTTGACATCTCATCCTTAATGAATTGAACTTCTTTTTCGACTTCAAGTCTTGGATAAATTGGTGTTGCTTTACTAGCTACTGGTTCAACGTATTTTACACCGCCGTAATTGTAAATAGAATCATATTCAGTTTGTGATTCAGTCAGACCAAGTTGCTTAAAGATTTTTTTAGAACCTCTTGTTAAGAATGGTTGCGTTAAAATACCAATAATACGGATGTTCTCAGCTAAATGGAACATAACGTTACCAAGCTCTTCTGTTTTTTCTTCACGCGCTAATATCCAAGGTGTTGTTTCATCGATATATTTATTTGTACGACTTACAATTATCCACACTGCTTCAAGTGCACGGTTAAATTGTAATTCTTCCATTGAGTCCTCGTACTTCTTAATATTATTTTTAACTGTTTCTTCTAAGTTAGTATCAAAGTCATTTTGCGCGCCGTTGTACTCAGGTACTTCACCGTCAAAGTATTTATTAATCATCGAGACTGTACGATTGACTAAGTTACCTAAATCATTCGCAAGATCATAGTTCACTCTGTCGACGAATGCCTCGGGTGTAAATACTCCGTCAGAACCAAACGGTACTTCACGCATTAAGTAGTAACGTACCGCATCTAATCCAAAGCGCTCAACGAGCATATCTGGATACACGACGTTTCCTTTAGATTTAGACATTTTACCGTCTTTCATGAGTAACCAGCCGTGTCCAAATAAGCGTTTAGGTAATGGTAAGTCTAACGCGAGTAACATAATTGGCCAGTAAATTGCGTGGAAACGGACGATTTCTTTACCGATCATTTGAACGTTTGCCGGCCAGTATTTTTCAAAGTTTGACGGGTCATCACTGTTATAGCCAAGTGCTGTAATATAGTTCGCAAGTGCGTCAATCCATAC encodes:
- a CDS encoding Veg family protein is translated as MPKTLRDIRGILEDEVGSPVLLEAQGGRRTIIRRKGVLRETHPAIFVVELDPEKHNFECVSYSYSDILTKHVEITVFNEDKTEKLVLIEDEEVAN
- the rsmA gene encoding 16S rRNA (adenine(1518)-N(6)/adenine(1519)-N(6))-dimethyltransferase RsmA, with amino-acid sequence MKDIATVSRTKEIVKKYNFNTKKSLGQNFLIDKNIIQEVLRKAEINDEIGVIEVGPGIGSLTEQLAKVAKKVVAFEIDDRLIPVLDDTLSAYDNIKIIHEDILQADIETVIDEEFSDVKEVIVVANLPYYVTTPILMNFLMYHKKISRFYTMMQKEVGERLSASPSSKSYGSLSIAIQYYTEAKVIQNVPKTVFMPPPNVDSIVVELVRHEHPPVKVDDEETFFKLTRGAFLMRRKTIYNNYQTLFVNGKKKKQEILDMLEAANIDPKRRGESLSIEEYARIYESFKNSNLKF
- the rnmV gene encoding ribonuclease M5 gives rise to the protein MKPYIKEIIIVEGRDDTSRLNEVFNCETIETNGSAISNRTLEEIEVALNTRGAIIFTDPDYPGQKIRNTILERFPNIKEAFISRSKAKNKQGKIGVENASPNDLKEALERVVTSSVKDEETISKSDMIDLKLSGQKDSKDRRHYVSEKLNIGYANANSMRQKFNRYSIKKATIVDVLKDYKEDV
- a CDS encoding TatD family hydrolase, with the translated sequence MLIDTHVHLNADQYEGEIDDVITRAKEDGVEKFVVIGFDRKTIQRTMDLIEAYDEVYGVIGWHPVDAVDCTDEDLEWIESLADNEKIVAIGEMGLDYHWDKSPKDVQEEVFIKQIELAKRVNLPIVIHNREAEEDAIRILEENDAKTVGGIMHSFHNGTDEQIDRVLDMGFYVSLAGVITFKNAKRPKEVAQYVPLNRLVVETDAPYLTPHPYRGKRNEPKHVRLVAEELAELRGISIEEVEEATTENAKRIYNI
- the metG gene encoding methionine--tRNA ligase; this translates as MTKETFYITTPIYYPSGKLHIGNSYTTIATDVLARYKRLQGYDVHYLTGTDEHGQKIETKAKSLNESPQEYVDDKATEIKELWKLLDITNDQFIRTTDDYHKKAVQDIFEQLLEQGDIYLGEYEGWYSVSDEEYFTETQLAEVYKDEDGNVIGGKAPSGHDVERVKEESYFFKMSKYADQLLEHYEKNPEFILPLSRKHEMINNFIKPGLEDLAVTRTSFSWGIPVRSNPKHVIYVWIDALANYITALGYNSDDPSNFEKYWPANVQMIGKEIVRFHAIYWPIMLLALDLPLPKRLFGHGWLLMKDGKMSKSKGNVVYPDMLVERFGLDAVRYYLMREVPFGSDGVFTPEAFVDRVNYDLANDLGNLVNRTVSMINKYFDGEVPEYNGAQNDFDTNLEETVKNNIKKYEDSMEELQFNRALEAVWIIVSRTNKYIDETTPWILAREEKTEELGNVMFHLAENIRIIGILTQPFLTRGSKKIFKQLGLTESQTEYDSIYNYGGVKYVEPVASKATPIYPRLEVEKEVQFIKDEMSKTVPAATEEDTEEVEEITIDDFDKVEIKVATIVNATEHPKADKLLKIKVDLGNEERQIVSGIREHYEADEIIGKKVLVVTNLKPVKLRGELSQGMILTAEKDARLTLVSVPNGIENGSIVK